atgaatttaataatataacatatatttgaatttttctcttcttAAACAGAAATCTAGATAAGACATGTCAGTATAAGTAGCagtattttaatagtaaaaaactaatgaaaaaaatatgaaaataagaggacaataaaatttttacataccaGACTCTGGTTCTTTTGGCAAGGAATTCTCTCTTTTCCTACTTCTGAGAGTTCTCCATCGTTCAGATGTAGATGCAGCTtcatcaattttttctttttttattgttttgcttaTAGCATCATAAGCATCAGTGGTTTTTATGGATGTGTTTGTATTTGTTTCGGGTGTTAACTTAGCTTTCCTTCCACTCTTTTTAGGCATGTTAACTTGCTCATCAGAATTATATGACTCGGATGATTTTTCTGCTTTCACTTTGCCTGCCGGAAGAGTTTGATAATTATTAGAGTAGTTAAGATGACTTTCTTCTAAATCATTAGATTTTACTTTCCTGTTGGCACTAGGCTTTTCTGTTACCTTAGAACTACTATTTATTAGAATAGAATGGTTGCTTTTTTCCTCCCCACTATTGACATCATTATTAAAAGACTGACCAGATAAAGTGTCATCAGACAATGAAATGACATTTCTCTCTTTACTACCATCATCATCACTTTGACTTGGTATGATATCATTTATGCAGTACCATTCCCTGGTTTGCCGGACCAGAGTTAATTTGATTTTGTGAGAATTAGTATCAGCTCCTctacttttcttacttttatgtTGTTCTAGTGTTTTTTCTTGTTTCGGAAGCAGATGAGGAGGAGGCCACTGATCATCAGGGCTGACCTTTCTTTGCGAAACAAAATCCTTAAAACAAGCTTGAAAAGGCGATTCTCTTCTATCAGTGTTCCGAGTCCTTCTTCTAGTTATTACGCTTTTCTGTATTAAatccatcatttcttttaaaacttcatGAGTATTATACGGTCCCCTTATATGCTCTTGAGTATTATACGgttcattttttttaccattatcaTGGAAAACATCAGAAGCAAAACCAATTGCATTTTCACCAATAGATTGTTTCACTGAAACTTTAGGTCTGGAATAATCATCACTCTTTGGTGTCAGAGCTCTTTCATCAAGATTTCTTGATGAGTTTTTATAGTAACTAGTACCACTcacttcatgaatattttttgcagGTAAAGAAGCTCCATTATTGAAAATAGTGTGATCTTTTTTTGGAAGTGGACCCCTTCTCCACGTATTTCTGCCATTTACATCAGCTTTTCTTTTTCTACCTCTTCGACCTCTCTTCTTAGGgagattattcatataattttcggGACGACTCTGATCTAAAGAGGAACTATAAGGGTATTTAGTGTCAGCTGTTAACAAGCCACCATTCACATGCTCGTTTAATGCTGAAGGAGTCTGAACAATGCTATTATCTGTATTTCTTAGGGTTGCAGATTTGTTTGAATTGTATTCATTCATTCTTGGTCTTAACTGCCTGCCAGTAACAGTCTCCGACTCTAACATATGAAGGTCATTCTCCAAGAAGTTACTTATAGAACTAGTTAATTCAGGTTCATGAGCTCCTGAATCAACATGAGAATTAAACAAATCCAGGGCTCCTTTATCATCAACCAAATCTGAAGATGGAAACACATATTGCTTGTCATTACTCATGTGGTTAGACATCATTGATGAGGGTGCTGAATGTAAATTTCTGTGAGAATTCATTGAAGATGAGCAAGGTAAATATTTGGGTGGATGCATTACCTGTCCACCAGAGATATTGGAAGAACAAGAACCATAGAGATTTTCATGGTTTACTTTAGATGGCATATAATTTGGGCTTGATATTGTAGAAGACGGCACTGCTCCATTAAGCCCATAATGTATCCTTCCTTCATGAGCAACTGAATTCATGAGGGAATGAGCCCTTGGAGATAGTCTTGAATTATTTCCATTTGGCATCTGCCCAGAATGCATGGTTGGATAAACTGATGAATAAGATGAagatgaattctgctcatgtgcatAAATGTATTCAGCATTATAATCAGATACCTTAGATAATCCTGACTGTGATGGTCCATGGTGAGTCATGTTTTGAACCTGTGGTGTCGTGTAACACAAAACATTATTAGCAGCACTGGTACTAGGACTATGATGGTTTGTTTGACTATTCCTGGCAGGAACTCCATTCATGTTATTTACATAATTTCCACCATTCATTGGTGAACAAGGTGGCACAGAAATGTGATTAACAGCATCCATATTAGTAAAAGGAGACGATGGGTAAGAATGTTGAGCCATAGAAGGACTTTGAGGCATGGGGCTCTGTAAACTATTATAAGCTCCAAAATTGGTTTTTGGACTGTTGTAGTATTCACTTGGTGAAGAAAAGTTAGATGAAGAAACGGAATTAACAACGGGAGACAGTGAAGCAGTATCACCCGAATATGCTGACTGTACAGATAATGGTGCAGAATTATATGTGGTGTCATGATCTGCGTAAGGCCCATTGTTGTAAGAAGCAGCAGTTGCTTTAGTAATGGGAGTGATAAAGTTTTCACCATTCCTCTCAAATCTATTTTTACGAGGCATAACAGCCTCATGAGGGAGCACTCCAAACAGACCATGAGGTGGTTGATCCATGTTTGAGGAATGATAAGAAATAGAAGGGACTTGTCCAGTATAACCATTATTTTCCGAAGAAGGAAAACTGTTTCCTTCATTACGAGATAATGAGCTCTGCATCTGGGCAAGTCCACAAAGACcagctttattttctttacaggaattgaaaatataatctgCAGTATCTTTAGGCGAGATAAGAGGTTCAAAACTAGGAGTTGGCcctagtttattttttttaatattattgtttgttCTTGTTGGTACAGCTTGATAGGGTGTTAACTGCACTGATGAATTTCCTCCAAAGTTATTTAAACGTTCTTCATGCGAAACCGGATGTGGAAGCTGCGGTGAATCACCGCTCAGATATGATGGAGTGTAGGGGGACCAAGGActtgaattcatatttataacaGAAGTATCATGGTTGGCCTGAAAATGATGATTCAGGAACTAAGCAAACCATTTAATAAATAGATAGATTTTGTAATATCTACGTTAAAAAGCTAGTGcctttcaaagaaagaaaaacataacaCAGGTTCCATAAATAAAGAAGCTCTACATCTTCAAACAAATTCTGAACTGGTgcaaaaagaagcaaaatattaagaaaaaaatcaagcggctgcaaaaaaaaataagcatgcaTAATGAAATATAGTAACAAgccgaaatattaatattgatgCAATATACGACACCAAAcggttcattaaaatatatattatataataatataataaaatatatattattaataaaatatatattttataatataataaaatatatattataaaaatatattcattaaaatatataaaattttcactattgtATTCACTagaccagaaaataaaaaaaatacataaatatcttatattctaaaatgccattttggtaaaaatgttgatttttataataattcttatgcaagtgcccaaaattaaaaaaataattatagggCTTAATATTAGTACTTTTAACTTCCAAAAAGTGAGTATATTAGAAGATATgtagcatgaaaatatttaagctgaaatgtaaaattttcaagtttacaTCAAATAGCAAATATAGTCAGTCagttattgattaatttttgcaatcaacacaaagaatatttttaagtaattttccaaaattcGTACTTACATAACAAATTATATCCAATTTTATAAGTTGCTACAAATATGATCTACCATATCACTTTGACAATATAGGGAAATCAAATCTGTTAaaagcaatacatttttcttcaactattcatgaagttttgtttttatattagattatCATTTAAACAGTTTCATGCTAATTAAGTGTATTTAGATTCTTCTAAATATCTCAAAAAGAACATTTACATccaatatctttatttatatattttgctataaaaaagtttttatcacaGAATAATACTGTGTCacagcaatttaataaaaaattcagagcaatattaaaattgcatcgatgtttttgagtaaaatactgagcaaaagaaaaataacttaaaaaaaaatttaaaattataagtaatccatcctaagaaaattattaaaatttatttaatatatataatgaaatctattattataaaaacgccttaaaatttattcaattaataatcaaatttccaAACATATGAACATTAATAGGCCGGCATCAATGAGTCTTAAACGACTAAGAAACATCAACAAGAGCATCCTTCATGCTATGGATTATTGCCCGCACATCAAAACATACACATTAAGCCACtacatcaacaaaaaaaaaccttaatcATAACATAAATCAATCGCATGCAGCTTATAAACTGAAAGTTTAACTACAAATTAAAAACGTAATACGAAACGTAATATTTGTAGAATAGTATAACATATTTTCTTGACTTAAGCACAGAGCATACCATATTAAAAACATGGATACTAGATATCAGCTGAGTactatacacacacatatatatacaataaatacaaacataattcattttagaattatgaattaaaaagcaacaaaataatCAATCACTTTGCTTACTTACTTGATCTAGATCTTAGTCCTTTAGGAACAACCGCTTCTGAAATAACATTTCTGCGGTCGCTATCATCCGCCATCTTAGCGAGAGCGACTGAGAGAAACCCAATGGCATTATCGAACTTAAACTGTAAACAGGAAAGCTATCACAGCGCACCATCGAATAAGCGGGCTAGTTTCAGTTTCACTCTATTCCTTATCaatcaattatctttttttatttattcaccctcttattctttcattctttttcggaataaattctattttgaaaattaaattttaatgtaaaaaataattttaatctctgGATATTTAAAAATGGGTTCCAAAAATAAACTATCaagagaaaaaagtattaaaattaaattccgcTACTTTAtagcacacaaaaaaattaatacatttttttccaactaGCAAAACATAAGgagtggaaataaaaataaaaaaattttgaatagatgGAATACGTAACTTAATCAGTGCGTAAATTCAGTAAttgtaattcctttaaaaattaatattctcagTAACTTTTCCTCTTCCTTCATAAtgtaattttctacaaaatactttgaaattactctcataaaaatctgttttattaatatatacgcttttttaaaaaaataagtacgctttatatatatatatatgtcttcagttattaggaaaattaaaacaagaaattatcCAAGTCCAGGGGAAAAGCTGTAACAAAAATAAGATCGAAAACTCTTCTCCAGtagcttattttattaaaattaagatgcagaaaaatctataaaaaatatgttaaaaattgtatgataattaATTGacccatattacaaaaatataaagcaattaattttctattattgagTTTCTATGTTTTAAGtctctttttttttgcaattaatgtaaaagtaattaacaaaaaaagatttttaaaaaaaggctttttcagataaatggtttattttaacaTATAGATTCAAAGCTGAACTTTAGACCTTTCGTATGTCGCAAATgtgtcatatttatttcaaaataagaagaaagtATTTGCACAATGCAAACTAGAAACTTGTTAATAGAGAAGAAAAATACCCCTATCACGTGCAATCATCCATAGTATATTTCACGCCAGGACTCTTCAGTGTATCCAATCACTCAGTTTAGAAGATATAATCTTTAGAATCGGTTCATATAGAGTGCCAATGAACGGATTCACAGTTTGACAATCTACAGAACGACAATTCGATTTGGAATTGGATactattgcttattttaaatgtgctttaaattcgaaattttaatttttaatgaaactagaGCCCTAAATGATTCGTTTTGTCGcagttaaatcatttaaagacgcaacaaattgtttttaatgatgatatatgGTAAGGAAATCTATATGGTGAATGCTATATACCAAATAAAGCATAAGAATACTTTatgaacttatttcttttttttattttttaccacaaataattaaaagcatatataaagactttgaatatttattttaaacgcgctttaaatttgaaattctagtTAGAAAATTCCGtaaatgataaagttttaaactttaatcCTTTAACTTGATTACATcagacatttcattttttatgcttaaCAATTTTTAGATTGAATAACGATTTTCAGATTTGGTTTGATTGCATATGCATTgcgttttatatttaaacatttttacatcaAGCGACCAACAGAAAGAATGCCAGCCTAAACAGGTTATAAACTAATAAAAGCGAAATTGGAAATTGTGCTTTGTAATTAATGTCCATAGGAAGCATTTTTTCCCTCTTCATTGCTTTAACATTAGTAGAAGTGGATACTGAAATATTTGATGTAGCAATTACActaaattaaattccattataaaagattaaaaatattgaaataaaatgttttaaaataaactttgagCGATACaatagaatgaaataaacttGGCATTATTGCAaaccaaatgtttttaatttttaaagtgttcTAAAAAGATTTTTCCCTGAGATAGTATACCTcaaaattattgaggaaaaactttttcttttctattatttaaaaaactaatcaaaattgtGAAAAACCTTGTCTTGGCGAACAGACAAGAGATTTCTATACTCCAAATGTAATAGTTCCTGGTTGAACAAAATGTGGTATTCAGTGCATAGCGCTTTTGgtatcatattatatatacaaatacagTGAAACCTCCCTTAATGCGCATAATACGTTCTTGAATCTTACTCGTAATGTGAAACACTCCTGAAGATAAACAATTCTTTCTAtagaaatcaatgtaaaataggacaatgcgttccattcaaatattcaaaatactcaACAACTTCGGACCAAATTTCCTCAGCAGTTTTTTGCCGTGGCACAGAATGCATCTCCATAAGTTCTTCGATAGTTCTGGTTATTTTCTTCTACCAACATCGATGTCATGGCTGCCCACGTCTAGTCCTATAGTGTTAGAGAGAGGCAAAAATCGATTAAGGCTCCACAGGTACTTGATCAGCAagttacttttttacattttgttttttgttttgctCTTTGTGCGAATCATTCGTCAGGTGCGGTGCTGGTTCAGCGAGATTTGACAGTAGTTAAAAAATTGCTTAgagtcaaaaaatttttataggtccatgcattttattttcaaaaaattgtcagTAATTCTCTTGTTTAAAACCCGAGTCATCAGAACTTCCCTCTATTACACAACTGTTCTGCCATAACTAGATTGTATCCGCCAATGGATGTTATAAAACGGAAAAGCCAAACTGAAGGTAGAgctgttattgttgttgtttatcctcaaaagatctgacatatATCAGATCAGCTCCAATAGATTGTTGACCgccaaaaaaatctataataataagggGATCGGATGTTATAAAAGCTagataatataagatataaaaactaGAATGGGAGTGGATAAAAGCTAGAGATATAAACTAAAACTTTCAAAACTCTGGCGAGGGAAATCTCTGATAAGCGGCTGACCTTTGACTTTAGATAGATGCAATTATTTGTTGAGAGGGAGAAATTTTTGAACGGTGAGTGATTAGTGCAAAAATTATGAAGCTGTGATTTATATGATTGTGTTCAAGTtgatacactttttttaaaaatttctcagtataaatatttgttggtGAAATTTTTTGTTACGAAAGAATGAAACGAAAGCAGAATATGTCTTTTAATTCAAATGACGTGTtcaagtttataatttttgaattgctttttaaaattgattatcaaaatttgttgCAACTGATCaattaatctagaaaaaaaaacaagtttccAGGAAAGACAGAAGAAATAGGCCCCTTTTGATGttcatattatataaacaatatactCGGTTATTCTAATTAAAGTTCTACAACTGaacttatcaataaataaaagtgttaGAGCCAATTAATAAAGTGATATCTCGATTTTAAAAGTTAGAGGCAATTAAAactcatataattaattaattacattttttcgatttttttctgaCCTATTTTATTCAGATTGTggtaatttcagatttttaaatggGAGTCTATTGagttaatctaatatataaaaatctcatgtcacggtttTAGAGTTCCagctcctccgaaacggctcgaccgattttcatgaaaggTTTATGTGTAtgtggtaggtatgagaataggtcgtaaagtatatttcataaagctaggtaattagggtgttccgaACCACGTTCACCATACGATGAGgaatcaacgcttgcttgaaatcatcgccaatgtgacgtaatgttgaaaaagtccagctaaaaataaacacacacgtccaaatgctacaagatacATCTGCTGACTCATTCttggaccaattgttagatatcggtgatgaaaagttgctgtctatgaaaatactggatgcataaaattgcccactaatttctgcactatcgttgattcgcaaaatgctttCATTGACCGTATATTTCCCGATGAACGcacaaaatacataaatcatgcgtggcagATTTGGCAGAAAGAGCCATCTTGGCAAGAAAAAATGTGGatgtcgacgatttaaacttcaagatacagcaatcgttgccaggcgactttgtatcatacaaatcgatagATACaatttgcgatgctaacgaagctgtaaattatccaataGAGTTTTTGagctcactggatttgccaggcatgtcaccacacttTCTACGACTAAAAGTTGTATCACCGGTTATTTtgcttcggaatttgaacccaccacggctgtgcaatggcacacgattgatcattaaaaaattgatgaaaaacgttatcgaaacCACCATTTTGGAAGGCAAATTacaagccgaaaatgttttgctccCATGAAATCcgatgattctcacagacgtgccaactGAATTCAGACGTGtccaatttcctattagattggcattcacaatgacaatcaataagtcgcaaggccatacgatgtctgtttgcggcttagatttgggcacactatgtttttcacacggacaattatacgtggcatgttctgGAGTTttggcaaaccatcgagcttattcgTGTTGGCTAAatacggactgacaaaaaatatcgtacactcaattgctcttcgaaatgaatattgattttctttatttcatttttatactttaggataaaaaatattttgcttttttcactttacgtttaacttttaagagatcaaacaatgtatatgttcgttacgttaatgaaatacattgtattgagaaaatgaatggttggtgtttttttgttttgtttttatcggcgatcatcgtctacagcgctccattcccctttctgtcatagatcccatccccacacacttacaatacattcgttattttttaataaacaaccaaaatattcactagaaataatttatatagcaGAAccacgtttgccgggtcagctagtaacaatatatttatccAATCTCTTTTTATTGGTTATATTAAAGCAATGGCCAACGAAGTCAAAGTTATGCTGTACCATTGATTCATTGACAACCTTACATGATCACattagaatcaaattaatttaaattcaaccttttattttaacaaaaaagaggtaaaaaaagattataattattttttatgggaTACAGTGCCTCATAAAGAGggcttatttaaaaatagatttttcttcttctgaaagTGTTCCCGAAATCCAAGTAGGGTACCGCTTGTTTACCACGTCGAGACAAACATTTGATACTGAACGCTCTTTCAGGGCATACTTAATTTTACTTCTGCGCATACCTGTTCTTATTGGAATCTTATGACTGATTGAGTGTAAACACacctttaacaaaataaaaaagatccaGGCTACAATCgcaaaaatgaagttttttttttttattattatttgagaaaaagttgATGTAAAGTTGATGATAATTCTGAAGTTCACATAAATGACTGCGATGCAAGTAATCAGCTCGGTTTGGGTATGTATgctagaaataatttagaaaaatttatcaaatgttcCTCACATTTGGAACTTGGTCAAGAAGCACcttattgtatttttgtaaaagaCTGAACTAAACATCCAAACTATCTATAATCTTtgctttattttgcattttagagTTGGcaacattaatattttgatcATATAATTTTATCGAACAATCAGTACAACGATGTATCAACTCTTATCTACGTTCTAATGTATGTTTGTAAATATCCGGTGATAGTAATATAAATGTACTTTctaaaaactagccgcctttggcgaccagccagttcgcaaccttaatgctagttaaaattttaaaaattaaatattttgtgtaactccTATTTTCAcagctttttcatcaaaatattttaaagcttcaaattttggtaatcatataattcactcataatattataaaagccttcatcCGTAATGTAATATGTacttctctaattttctgttagttcccgtataATTATGCTTTAAGTGGAAAGTTATgctttaaagtggaaatgattaaaagGCAATtgatatcagaatattttttgtttactgaaacgaagcattttttatatgagtactgaaaacagagtcgctgagtatttaaatcttatgggcactaaagaatatctttcttaatttatacaatatctcaAGAAGCTTTCaacaaattttctcaaattcattatgaacagatcgattaattaacattgtttagttttaaatgcatcaaacactaagaaaataaacagaattatttgaaataaaatgtcgaAAACATGATAAGCCTTTAAAACCAAGTCTGTAtctgttgaaaatagttgtcaacaatcagaacatatgcgcatgcttaaattttcaacgctaattatggtaacgcaaatgtgtgaattttctacgcTATTGGGGTAAccctatgcagattagaaattttttatttcctttattctgctttatttaaattcaaaagtacttcagaatgaacctgaaagatcgattaattaacaatgtttaactttaaatgcctcaaatcttaagaaaataaacaaaatcatttgaaataattgttcGAAAATTTGCTAAGCCTAACCTTTTTAgcgtggaaaaaaaaactgaagtcttattcatttgacggtggggaaaaGAAAAGcgtgaaagttagtttttaattaataattaaaattctaattaaaagttcaaaaaggtgaccccaggtgcacattcccgacctcaaaggtatatatgtgccaaatttggtagctgtaggtcgaacggtctggcctgtagagttttattataagtaatcgATAATAGATTAAGTTACAGCAATTGATCTATCCAAAATACGTGACCTGCTGCATCAAGCTCGTAACACGTCTTTTCTTATATATGGAACAAAGTGattaaaagaatttctcaaaatGGCATGAGGCTGCTTTCGGGAGCACCAAATTGTAAGATCATGAGCAATCATTCCCGAAGAAATCTGTTatgaatttaaagtaatttttgaaaagggTTGGCCAAAATGCCCTTGATATTGTTCCAAAATATGTGTAATTC
Above is a genomic segment from Argiope bruennichi chromosome 1, qqArgBrue1.1, whole genome shotgun sequence containing:
- the LOC129989041 gene encoding uncharacterized protein LOC129989041, with translation MNSSPWSPYTPSYLSGDSPQLPHPVSHEERLNNFGGNSSVQLTPYQAVPTRTNNNIKKNKLGPTPSFEPLISPKDTADYIFNSCKENKAGLCGLAQMQSSLSRNEGNSFPSSENNGYTGQVPSISYHSSNMDQPPHGLFGVLPHEAVMPRKNRFERNGENFITPITKATAASYNNGPYADHDTTYNSAPLSVQSAYSGDTASLSPVVNSVSSSNFSSPSEYYNSPKTNFGAYNSLQSPMPQSPSMAQHSYPSSPFTNMDAVNHISVPPCSPMNGGNYVNNMNGVPARNSQTNHHSPSTSAANNVLCYTTPQVQNMTHHGPSQSGLSKVSDYNAEYIYAHEQNSSSSYSSVYPTMHSGQMPNGNNSRLSPRAHSLMNSVAHEGRIHYGLNGAVPSSTISSPNYMPSKVNHENLYGSCSSNISGGQVMHPPKYLPCSSSMNSHRNLHSAPSSMMSNHMSNDKQYVFPSSDLVDDKGALDLFNSHVDSGAHEPELTSSISNFLENDLHMLESETVTGRQLRPRMNEYNSNKSATLRNTDNSIVQTPSALNEHVNGGLLTADTKYPYSSSLDQSRPENYMNNLPKKRGRRGRKRKADVNGRNTWRRGPLPKKDHTIFNNGASLPAKNIHEVSGTSYYKNSSRNLDERALTPKSDDYSRPKVSVKQSIGENAIGFASDVFHDNGKKNEPYNTQEHIRGPYNTHEVLKEMMDLIQKSVITRRRTRNTDRRESPFQACFKDFVSQRKVSPDDQWPPPHLLPKQEKTLEQHKSKKSRGADTNSHKIKLTLVRQTREWYCINDIIPSQSDDDGSKERNVISLSDDTLSGQSFNNDVNSGEEKSNHSILINSSSKVTEKPSANRKVKSNDLEESHLNYSNNYQTLPAGKVKAEKSSESYNSDEQVNMPKKSGRKAKLTPETNTNTSIKTTDAYDAISKTIKKEKIDEAASTSERWRTLRSRKRENSLPKEPESGSTVKDEPPDYGSDLENFDIDDTDSDPAWTPSTKAVDPAKSFTGQLPSRKRHSKNRGRKSACKNNATKRKRGRSPNSNTKKKCAGKTEALPDVKKTPNSAKMKKDENDRFLVAKADINLPTPYIWKVDKKSSMLQRFEISEQNGVLLYHSSFTFAARNEISINNYVTAEVRIKSPDTVQYLGPNLSEVAALSLSKIKASVALPKESPKKKEEKENFDHLKDDFTVYIQSLLSQDVDSSFFDEIKKFNDEYFLVPISNLEAVSESKKNKLTIDSWNEKLKKCLNTYPCMSIVNSFKEKANCQVCKINMGCKLLHFFGQPYDAFTLGNVDMLIDTEIEFDVCDKCSSVISLYNRLHHHKYNLFNKCRSKANEVKGSNNLMSHEDVLKSCLEDIAWIEKMFGEQTQIWHEVEEKS